The genomic stretch CGAAGAGCCGAAGCGCTGCGACCGGGCCGGGATCCCGGTGTCCGTGCGGCAGTTGCGCTCGAAGGCGGAGTTGGCGCTGGAGATCGTGCGCGCGGCGCGGGCGCGCGGGATGCGGTTCGCTTGGGTCGGCGTCGACGGCGGCTACGGCAAGGAGCCCGCCTTCCTGCGCGCGCTGGACGACGCCGGCGAGGTGTTCGTCGCCGACGTGCACTCCACCCAGATGGTCTGGACCGAGCCGCCGGGCCTGCATGTTCCCGCCCCGAAGAGCCCACGGGGGCGCCACCCGACCAGGCAACGGGCCGCGGCAGAACCC from Longimicrobium sp. encodes the following:
- a CDS encoding transposase, with translation MGVARQWCGRLGKVDNCQVAVFAVLTDGQRHAPVDMRLYLPQRWIEEPKRCDRAGIPVSVRQLRSKAELALEIVRAARARGMRFAWVGVDGGYGKEPAFLRALDDAGEVFVADVHSTQMVWTEPPGLHVPAPKSPRGRHPTRQRAAAEP